Proteins from a single region of Haloplanus sp. GDY1:
- a CDS encoding transposase translates to MTDDNQNECKSRSKIEQDAINHIDDGADVIELVAGLDFSPYQDQGDTYDESDDSFPFDPMVRALFLKDLMGYTGVELHTRLTENPDEAAALGFDEVSSRTTLDRTPGRRLSDEFRIQIQHTTHRILEYAHEQDNPIGLKSLEPDEKDDVSERTEDRHIKEKTLEVSEELRGLLYGAVDLDRPESGRQYSTSGLLGLESVMSTEACAAGQGSELYNNAPKGVSAPDGETLLHYLKQLDVEEVCEIIQAGVDVQLKSARRHLEFTRPAELAIDMTYVAYYSNDREALNYGEDDDQVVVMGAPPSKGYDWCMKFATAAIVGDNVQFMLAVRPHTKGQGIGELVRELIAAASEHVSVQRVYADAEFYAVDTIRALQAARTDFVIRVPANERVKRWIRRANHDVWVKKNKTIYGRTPEKSNGAVRATHVGVPKRTNPEKTVVFATNSEVDDEIALDRRETKRKINRYRRHWGLETGYRCITDFFPWTTSKEYQVRLFHFGFGMLVYNMWRLVDFLVQLDLDSEQRSKPRLKAKRFQNLVARILSMYGYPLTPGRVRPAASHN, encoded by the coding sequence ATGACAGACGACAACCAGAACGAGTGCAAGTCTCGTTCCAAGATCGAACAAGACGCGATCAACCACATCGACGATGGCGCTGACGTCATCGAACTCGTCGCCGGCCTCGATTTCAGCCCGTATCAAGATCAGGGCGACACCTACGACGAGTCTGACGATTCCTTCCCCTTCGACCCGATGGTACGGGCACTCTTCCTCAAAGACCTCATGGGGTACACGGGGGTTGAGCTCCATACTCGACTGACCGAGAATCCAGATGAGGCAGCAGCGCTCGGCTTCGACGAAGTGTCTTCCCGGACGACGCTCGACCGAACTCCAGGAAGACGGCTGAGCGATGAGTTCCGTATCCAGATCCAACACACCACTCATCGCATCCTCGAGTACGCCCACGAGCAGGACAATCCAATCGGCCTGAAATCCCTCGAGCCCGACGAGAAAGACGACGTCTCAGAGCGCACTGAGGACCGCCACATCAAAGAGAAGACCCTCGAAGTATCCGAGGAGCTTCGCGGACTATTGTACGGTGCTGTTGACCTAGACCGCCCAGAGTCCGGCAGACAGTATTCGACGAGCGGACTCCTCGGCCTGGAGAGCGTCATGAGTACCGAGGCGTGTGCGGCCGGACAAGGCAGCGAACTCTACAACAACGCCCCAAAGGGCGTGAGTGCCCCCGACGGGGAGACGCTGCTCCATTACCTTAAGCAACTGGACGTCGAGGAGGTCTGTGAGATAATCCAGGCCGGTGTCGATGTCCAGTTGAAATCCGCACGGCGGCACCTCGAGTTCACTCGCCCCGCCGAACTCGCGATCGACATGACGTACGTCGCCTACTACAGCAACGATCGAGAAGCTCTGAACTACGGCGAAGACGACGACCAAGTCGTGGTGATGGGGGCACCCCCCTCGAAAGGCTACGATTGGTGCATGAAGTTCGCGACCGCCGCAATCGTCGGCGACAACGTCCAATTCATGCTCGCAGTCCGTCCCCACACCAAGGGCCAAGGAATCGGCGAACTGGTCCGCGAGCTCATTGCAGCAGCCAGCGAACACGTGAGCGTCCAGCGAGTGTACGCTGACGCCGAATTCTACGCCGTCGACACAATCCGAGCGCTCCAAGCCGCTCGCACTGACTTCGTGATTCGTGTGCCTGCGAACGAGCGCGTCAAGCGGTGGATTCGGCGCGCGAATCACGACGTCTGGGTCAAGAAAAACAAAACCATCTACGGTCGCACCCCCGAGAAATCGAATGGGGCGGTACGGGCCACGCACGTGGGCGTGCCGAAGCGCACGAACCCGGAGAAGACCGTCGTGTTCGCCACCAACAGTGAGGTCGACGACGAGATAGCGCTCGACCGCCGAGAAACCAAACGCAAAATCAACCGTTATCGGCGTCATTGGGGCCTGGAGACGGGATATCGCTGCATCACGGACTTCTTCCCGTGGACGACCTCGAAGGAGTATCAAGTCCGGTTGTTCCATTTCGGGTTCGGCATGTTGGTCTACAACATGTGGCGGCTCGTCGACTTCCTCGTCCAACTGGACCTTGACTCTGAGCAGCGCAGTAAACCGCGACTGAAAGCAAAGCGATTCCAGAACCTCGTCGCCCGAATCCTCAGCATGTACGGCTACCCACTCACGCCCGGTCGG